A region from the Indicator indicator isolate 239-I01 chromosome 4, UM_Iind_1.1, whole genome shotgun sequence genome encodes:
- the SPTSSA gene encoding serine palmitoyltransferase small subunit A, whose amino-acid sequence MALGSAWKQMSWLYYQYLLVTALYMLEPWERTVFNSMLVSIVGMALYTGYVFMPQHIMAILHYFEIVQ is encoded by the exons ATGGCTCTGGGCTCGGCTTGGAAGCAGATGTCGTGGCTGTACTACCAGTACCTGCTGGTCACCGCGCTCTacatgctggagccctgggagcGCACCGTCTTCA ATTCCATGCTAGTTTCCATTGTGGGAATGGCACTGTACACGGGCTACGTGTTCATGCCTCAGCACATCATGGCAATATTGCACTACTTTGAAATCGTGCAGTGA
- the EAPP gene encoding E2F-associated phosphoprotein has protein sequence MSCLREEDDPYVVEEPSDEERALSSSEDEVDVLLHGTPDQKRKLIRECLTGESESSSDDEFQKEMEAELTTTMRTMEGKWKSPEMGTSSNTGQTGSATTSKYYDDIYFDSDSEDEDKLVTQDVRKNRKHQQRRIPSNDELLYDPEEDSRDQEWVDSQRRGYRNQRRALPQQQQAKPSAVPNSDAVLNCPACMTTLCLDCQRHESYKTQYRAMFVMNCAVNKEEILKYRAKPKKRSKKMKPSKETTSVQSNQEEEEVYHPVLCTECSTEVAVMDKDEVFHFFNVLASHC, from the exons ATGAGCTGCTTGCGGGAGGAGGACGATCCGTACGTGGTGGAGGAGCCCAGCGATGAGGAGCGGGCGCTCAGCAG CTCAGAAGACGAGGTGGATGTGCTCTTACATGGCACTCCTGACCAGAAGCGTAAGCTGATACGGGAGTGCTTGACTGGTGAAAGCGAGTCTTCCAGTGACGATGAGTTCCAAAAGGAGATGGAAGCAGAACTGACCACCACCATGAGGACTATGGAAGGCAAATGGAAATCGCCAGAAATGG GTACTTCCTCAAATACTGGGCAGACTGGATCTGCCACCACTTCAAAATACTACGATGACATTTACTTTGATTCTGATTCAGAGGATGAAGATAAACTAG TTACACAGGATGTccggaaaaacagaaaacatcagCAGCGTCGGATTCCTTCCAATGATGAACTGCTCTATGACCCAGAAGAAGACAGCAGAGACCAAGAGTGGGTAGACTCACAGAGGAGGGG GTACCGTAATCAAAGAagagctctgccacagcagcagcaggcaaaacCTTCAGCTGTTCCAAACAGTGATGCTGTTTTGAACTGCCCTGCTTGCATGACAACCTTGTGCCTGGACTGCCAGAG ACATGAATCTTACAAAACACAGTATAGAGCGATGTTTGTGATGAACTGCGCTGTTAACAAAGAGGAGATTCTGAAATACAGAGCAAAGCCAAAGAAAAGAAGTAAGAAAATGAAGCCCAGCAAAGAAACTACCTCTGTACAATCAAatcaagaagaggaggaagtgtATCATCCAGTATTATGTACTGAATGCTCAACTGAAGTGGCAGTAATGGATAAAGATGAAGTTTTTCACTTCTTCAATGTTCTAGCCAGCCACTGCTAA